The following nucleotide sequence is from Chloracidobacterium validum.
CAGAGCCAAAACAGCAAAGTCGTGTTCATGCCGGTCGAAGCGTCCAACGTGCTGTCATCGGTTGGCATGTTCAAGGAAATGTTCACGGACAACACAGCGAATGCCACCCCTCCGAACCAGCTTCCGCCGCAGGCGCCTGCCCCGGCGCGGACAGCGATCCCAACGTCGCCACCCCCGCAGTACGTACAACGCTAACCAAAACCTATCGGGAGGTTACGCGCCGATGGCTGACCGGCTCCCCGCTCCTGAGAATCCATTGGTGCAGATGAGCGCTGGCGACCTCGTCCGACGACTCGCGTTGGGCGAGGTCACGGCCCAGGCGGTTGTCGAGGCACACATCGAACGGATTGAGGCCGTCAACCCACAGCTCAACGCGGTTGTGGTGACTTGCTTCGAGGAAGCCCGGCAAGCCGCTGCCGAAGCTGACGCCCGGCGGGCACGGGGAGACGCCATTGGGCGACTGCACGGCTTGCCGATCACCATCAAGGAATCCTTTGATGTCGCCAACACACCCACGACCCTGGGACTCGTGCAACGCGCATGCAGCCGGGCAGCTCAGGACGCGCCGCTGGTTACCCGCCTGCGCCAGGCCGGGGCAATCATTCTGGGCAAAACCAACCTGCCACAAATCGCCATGGCGAACGAGTGTGAAAACCCCCTCTATGGACGGACAACCCATCCTCTGGATGCTCGGCGCACGCCTGGCGGAAGCAGTGGTGGCGAAGCTGCCATCATTGCCGCTTTTGGTTCACCGCTTGGTTTGGGCAGTGACATCGGCGGGAGCCTGCGGCTCCCGGCACACGCCTGCGGCATTGCTTCGCTCAAGCCAACGGCTAACCGCTTGACCATGCAGGGTCATGCGGAGGTGTTTCCAGGCATGGAAGCCATTGTGTGCCAACCGGGCCCAATGGCGCGCCGGGTTGCCGATTTGGGGCTGGCAATGCAGGTTTTGACCGCAGCCGAGACGCCGATACCGCCCGATCCAAGCGTACCGCCGGTGCCGTGGGTCGAACCGGAGCACGCGCCGATCGGTCAGGGATTGCGCGTCGCTTACTACCTCGACAACGGGTTGTTTTCGCCGTCGCCGGCCATCCGGCGGGCCGTGCGGGAAGCGGCCGATGCGCTCGAACGGCGTGGCGCGGACGTCATCCCCTGGACGCCACCCGATGTAACGGAAGCCTTCGGATTGTTCATCGGCATCCTCTTTGCCGACAATCTGCGCTATGCGCGTGACCTGCTTTATGCGGAGCCAATCTGGACTCCGCTCTGGCCGTTCCTTGTTTTGAGCGGACTGCCCAATGTCGTCCGTGACTGGCTGGCGCGATTGGCCGATGTGACCGGACAGCGCGCCACAGCCCGGCTTTTACGCGCGGCCCGGTCGCGCACGGCCGGCGGTTACTGGCAGCTTGTCGAGGCCCAGAAGCGCTACCGGGAGCGTTTTCTCGCCCGGCTCGATGAGCAGCGGTGCGATGTCATTCTCTGCCCCGCGGACGGACTACCGGCGCTTACCCACGGCGCGAGCACCTATACGGCCGAGGCGGCCAGCTACACGGCGCTGTACAACGTGCTGGGGATGCCGGCTGGGGTGGTGCCGTGGACGGTGGTTAGACCCGGCGAGGAAAGTGACCGCCCGGATGTGCTCGACCTTGCGCGACGAACGGCCAGAGAGGTCGAACGCGAGAGTGCCGGCCTACCGGTTGGTGTCCAGGTTGTGGCGCGTCCCTGGCGTGAAGACCTAGTGCTGCGCGTCATGCAGGCGCTTGAAGACGGTCGTGCCGGCTAAGGCGCGCGTCTGACCGGGCTTGCGCGGCCGGGGCCAATTCACTCACCATGCCCAGTGCCTTGAAGCCAGTGCGGTGGAGGTGAGGGACTCCACCGCGCGGCATCCATCTTCCTTGAGTAAACAATGACGTTTAGAACGTAAAACGCACGCCGAGTTGCACCTGCCGCGGGCCGCCAAATCGCGCGGTTGAAGGCGCGCTGAATGGCAAGAACCCGGCCGGGTTGAGTGCCGCCGTCGAAAGCGTGCCATTGGCAAGTGGACGGGGGCCTTCGACGACGGCAATGGCGTCAACGTCGTAGTTTTTGTTGGTATTGCGCGTCACGTTGAAAAACTCGGCCAGGAAGTCGAGACGTTTGGTTTCACCAAAACGAAAACCTTTCACCACGCGCAGGTCGAGATTGAAGAAGTTTGGCTGGCGAAAACTATTCCGCCCCACAACCACCCCGTTGATGATAGCCCGGTCGTTGTCGTTGCCGTCATTGTTGACATCGTCGCCAATAATGGCCGTGTAGGGTAAACCAGACCGCGCCACGATAATCGCGCTTACGATGAAACCGTAGGGTAAGTCCACCAACCCACTGAGGTTGAAGTTGTGGCGGATGTCCTGCTTGGACAGCCCGCGTTCCAACTTGAGGTTGAAAGGATTGATGGCGAACTCTTGATTGAAATTGCGCTCGTTTGAGTCATCGTCCATGGTCCGGGAAAAGGTGTAGTTGGCTGTGAGCTGAAAGCGGTTGGCGTAGCGCCGGGTGACGGTCAGCGTTCCACCGTTGTAGCTCGAATGCGCGGATGACTCGTTGATGAGAATGGGTCCGTAGTTGCGTCCGTTCAACACCTGAATCGGACGGAAGGCGGTATTGAAAAAGACATAGCCGGAGTTGCCCACGACGATGTGGCCGGGGCTGCCCGGAGCTGGTAAGTTCCGGTTGACGCGGCGCTGCAAATCCCAGGTCGAGTTGCGGATGAAGCCGACTGTCACGGCCCAGTTCTTCGACAGTTGGCGCTCAATCGTCAGCGAAGCCTGGAAGGAACGCGGATTTTGGAAGTCCCGCGCAAAGCCGTAGATGCGCTGCGGAAAGTCAATCGGCGCAAAGCCGGCCGGGAGCGTGGGCAAGGCGCGTGGAAACGATGGGAAGATAGCTGCCAACAAGGCGTTGCGCCGCGCTCCAGATGGAATGTTGTTGGTATCAATGGCCAGGTTCACAATGCCGTTTTCCGTATTGACGCGCTGAAAAAGCGTTGCCGGGGTACGCGCAGTGAAGAGTCCGGCCGAAGCGCGCACCACAGTCTTCTTGTCGCCGTTCACATTCCACGCTAGCCCCAGGCGTGGCTGCCACTGCTCCAAGTCATTGGGAATCTCTTGCGTTTCGGGTATATCTGGGTTGGGCGAAATCGGTTGCGGATTGAACTGCCCTTCCCAGCGGAGACCCAAGGTGATGGTCAGCGTCGGTAGCACTCGAATCTTGTCAGTGATAAAGGCCGAAATCTCTTGCTGGACGCCACGAAAGGTGGCCGGTTCCTGCGGTGTTCCCGGCAGAAAGCCGCGATAACGATTGATGGTGTTCACCCCCGTCAGCGCGCGGGTGTAGTTGAGCAAGGCGCTCCCGCCTGTGAAGCCATACCGACCCTGGATCGCGGCGGCTCGTTGCTGCTGGACACGGTTGAAGTTCAAATCAAAACCGAAGCGCAACTGGTGACGCCCACCCGTAAAGCTGACGTTGTCGGAGAGCTGGAAACGGCGCGTACGGAAGGTGCGTGGACGACCGTTGTCGCCGCCCACTGTGCCAACGCCAGAAATGTCAATCTGTGAGTCAAGTGAGTTCGGCACCTCATCGCGGTCGTCCCCGGCAATCTGCCCGCGCAGCTCATTCACGAAGCGATCCGTCACGACCGTCACTAAGCTGGTCTTGAAGCCATGGCTGCGGTTTTGGCGGGAATAGTTGACTGATTCTGCCGCCGTTTGACGCGCATTTTCAAAGTTGAAGTTATCGCCGCGCAGCCGGGTGTAATTGTACTGCGTGTTGAGGGTATTGCGACCGTTGAGAATATAATCGCCGCGCACAAACAACGCCGTCGGATTATTCGTGCCGCGCTTTTCGCCTTCGAGGTCGCGCAAGACCTGGGGCAGGGTTTGTCCGGTCGGAACGTTGAAGCTCACGACAAACGGGACGCGCAGAAAGTTTTGTTCGATAGCGGCAAAGAAAAAGACCCGGTCACGCTTGATGGGGCCGCCGATGCTTCCGCCAAACTGGTTTTGAAGATTGTCCAGATCGCGCCCAAAGGCATCCGGTGACGTGAGAAAGCGATTGCGATTGAAGTAAAAGGCCTCCCCGTGAAACTCATTGGTGCCACTCTTGGTGACGACATTGAGAAAGCCGGCATTGGTGCGTCCGATCTCAGCACTGGCGCCGGCGCGGACAACTTGAAACTCACGGACGGCCGATTGTGGAAAGAAGAAAACGGCTTCATTGCCGCCGCGCTGATTGCCCTGGAGTGGGTCGTTGAAGTCAGCGCCATCGACCGCCACGTTGGAGTTGATCGAGCGTTGACCGGCCACGACCAGCCCACTTCGATCCTGCTCTTGCATCACACCGGGCTGGAGTTGGAAAAATTCAGCAAAGTTACGTCCACGCACCGGCAGTTCCCGAATCGCCCGTTCGCTGATATTGAGACCGGACGCCGACTCTTGAACGTCCACAATGCCTTGGTCGGCCGTAACTTCAATCACTTCGTTGATCCCTTCGGTTTCAAGGGTCAAATCCACCCGTTCGGTGTTGCCAACCGTCAACTTGACCAGTTGCCGTCCTGGCTGACTACCTGATAAAACAGCTTCGATTTCGTATAGGCCAACGGGAAGCACTCCGGCGGCATAGCGCCCGTTGGCGTCTGTGGTCACAGTTCGGATGTAACCAGTTTCTTTACTCTTGATGGTAATGGTGGCCCCGGCGACGGCCGCACCGGACTGCGCCGTGACAACCCCCTCGATGCCAGCATTGCCAGACTCAGACTGGGCGCTGACAACCAAAAATCCATTCAGGAGCATCCCAATCAGCCAGAGGCATTTGGGCACGCACAAACCCCGGGATGAACGCTTGAGAAACCACATAGGCGTTCCTTTCATATTTTAGTTTACCAATAAGCCAAGGAACAAAGCACCTATATGAGACCAAAGCCTTACACCCATGTAACATCCATCTTAAGAACACTGCTCGACGCCCTAACGATGGACAAGCTTGCGCTGGGCATCCTGATCTTTGGGCTACTTTCGGGGCTTCCAGTCTGGGCGCAAGGTACCCTGCCTGAACCTGCTGCGCCAAACGACATCAAGCCACTTCACATCCGATGGTCTCCCAGCGACACATCTTCATCTCCATCCGAGGACACGCCACCGGATTCCTTGCTCAACCGCTCATTCATCCAACCGGCACGCCTTGTCATCCGCCCAGCCGATGCCTCGGCTTGGGGTGAGCGGGCATGGTTACCGCCCTCGAATCGTGTCAACCCAGCGCCGGTTGCCGGTTCAGACGCCAAGGCAACAGACGACCAGGAAGCTTCGTCACAGGGCGATAGCTCGCCATCACAGCGTTTTCAGTGGGGTGAGGCCTTGCGCCAATCAGCACTTTTCAACAGCTTGCAACACGCACTCCGGTTCGCCACCGAGGATGGCACGCGCAAGGAAATCAAGGGTCCGTTTTTCCGCGATTGGTTCCAGTCCGTTCGCAACTTGCGCGGCTGGCGGGATGGCGACCCTTTCCTCGTCAACTATATCGGGCACCCAATCATGGGTGCGGCGTCCGGCTACATTCAGATTCAAAATGATCCACGTGGTCGCTACCTAGAGTTTGAACCAACCAAGAAAGCTTATTGGAAGAGCCGGATGAAAGCGATGGCTTGGTCGGCGGCCTACAGTACGCAGTTTGAATTGGGTCCTATCAGCGAAGCCTCGCTCGGCAACGTAGGGCGCACGCCCCGCCCCGATGGCAAAAGTCCAATGTCTTACGTGGATTTGGTCATCACACCCACAGTTGGGACGCTGTGGCTGATTGGGGAAGATGCACTGGACAAGCACCTTATCCAACGCTTTGAAAACCGCGTTCGGAACCGGTTCTGGCGCGGGATGGTACGTAGCTTTCTCAACCCTGGACGCAGCATTGCCAACGCGATGCGGTTCAAAGGTCCGTGGTACCGCGACCGCCGCCCGCTTTAGCGAAAAACACTTAGGCGGAAGAATCAACGATAAGACCATGCCCAAAACTCGACGATACGCCAGGATACTCGTTAGTTTGGCCGCGCTGGGCTGGCTATGGGGACTCGTTCCAACCCCAATAGTTGCCCAAGACCTGCCCCAAGCTCGCTTCCAGACCTACACTAACACGCGCTTCGGCTACCACATCCTTTACCCGGCAGATTTCACGGCGCAGGGTGAATCTGACAATGGGGATGGCCAAGCGTTCACAAACTCAGATGGCGCGGTCCTAAGCGTCTGGGGCGGGTACAACGTGCTGGGAGAGAAACCCGCTGAAGCCTTACGCAGGGAACTCCAACGCTGTGCCCAAAGTCGGCGGCAGATTACTTACCGGCGTACCGGCAAAACGTTCTTGGTCATATCGGGGTATGAAGCCGATGGACAGCAGATTTTTTACCTCAAAAAACTGATGCGCTCGGATGTCCAAATCGGCTTTGAGTTGGTTTATCCGATTGCACACCGCGCCCGTTATGACCGGGAAGTGGTCACGATAGCTAATTCACTCCGATTACATTCCTGAAACTGAAGCTAACGACCTATTCGCGCACATTTGAAGAGCCCCGAAGTTGACATGGGCACAGTTGACATAGGCACTTAGCATGCTTTCACGGCTTAGTGCTCAGCCTTGAGTTTTCAACATTGGCTTACCGAGTACCAAAAACTCGGTGCTTTGCGCTCCACCTGTTTTTTTATTTCTTCCGCCTTGCGGCCAGTTGGTTGTCTCCGGCACACTGGTTTGCGCTGGCGTTCGCGCCCAAGTCGTTGCTCGTTTTGGGAGGACTCCGCCCGATGTCCGCACCCGTTGCCCTTGCCCCACCCCACCGATTGACCGTCGAGGCATTCCTTGACTACGGTGAGCCAGACCGCCGCTACGAGCTGGTCCGAGGGATTCCGGTCGAGATGCCCCCGCCCGCCGAACGTCATCAAGTCATCATTGCTGCCTTGTTCCACCTGTTTTGTCGCGCCATTGCCGAGCGCGGGCTGCCCTACGAAGTTCTCCAGCTTGGGTTGCAGACCGAAGTGGATACGGTGCGGATACCGGACGGGCTGGTGTATCGGAAGGCAGACGGACGGGGTGGGAGCGATGAGCGGCGGAGTGGGGTGGTGTGGCTGGAGGAAGAGACGGTGGTGGTGGCGGTGGAAGTGGTGAGCGCGAATCGGCGGGACGACTACGTGGTGAAGTTGGAGGAGTATGCGCGGCGTGGGATTGGGGAGTATGTGATTGTGGACGTGAAGCAGGGGCAGGTTGTGGTGCATCGGCATCCGGTGGTGGCGGATGGGGTGTATGGGGAGGTCAGGGTCTACCGGCGCGGGGAGGCGTTTGTGTTGGAGGGGTTGGGTGGGGCGGCGTTTGAGGTTGGGCCGCTTCTGGATGGGAAGACGGCGGGCGAGTTGGCGCGGGAGGACGTGGAGCGGTTGCGGGCGGAGGCGGCGGCCCGGCGCAACGCCGAAGTCCGCGCCGAAGCTGAGCGCCAGGCGAAACTCGATGCCGAAGCCCGCGCCGAAGCTGAACGCCGGGCGAAACTCGATGCTGAAGCCCGCGCTGAAGCCGAACGCCAAGCTAAAGAAGCCGAGCGTCAGGCGCGGCTTGAAGCTGAGGCTCGTGCCGAAGCCGAACGCCAAGCCCGCGCCCAACTCGAAGCCGAACTCGCCCGGCTGCGCGCCCAAGTCCAGGCATCGCCAGACGATACATCTACATCTTGAGAGCGTGTTTGAAAGGTCTCCAATGTGACCTAGGCAGGCCTGCCTGTGGTTCACTGGTTTCAACCAGTGTCGGTGCTTCGCGCTTGGAACAAAAGTAGCCCACAGCGGTGGCAGGTGGTTTGACCAGTAGCTCGGGATGGCTTTTTCACTTAGAGCCATCCCATCAGCCGCATCACGACTGGTCAGACCTGGCTTTTCAGACTCACTCCCCACCAGAATAAGGTTGAACTGAAAGCATCCATGCAACAATATCCCTGCAATAAACAACGCTAGACATGCGGCAAGTAGCTACCTATGCTGCCTGTACTGCTTTATTTCTCCTTCGGATGGCGCCATGCGATATTGCCCGATCTGTAAGCAGTGCTATGACGACACGGAACTGCGCTGTACGAAGGACGGACTCTATCTCGTTGAAGCTTTTCCAGGGACGCGCATCATTAGCGGCAAGTATCGTCTCGATGCGCTCATCGGCCAGGGTGGCATGGGGTCAGTCTATCGGGCAACCCACCTTGAACTCGACCGGACGATTGCGCTGAAGATTGTCCTACCAGACTTCGTTTCCAACAATGAAACCCTGGAACGCTTTCGCCAGGAAGCCCGCGCGGCGGCCCGGCTCAATCACCCAAGCGTCATCAGCGTGTATGACTTCGGCGTGTTGCCGACGGGGCAGGCCTACTTGGCCATGGAGTTACTCACCGGACACTCTCTGCGCGAGGAGCTTGAACGGCACACGACCTTGTCACCGCAGCGCGTGCTTACGATTCTGCGTCCGGTTTGTCAGGCCATTCACGCTGCCCATGAGGCTGGCGTCGTCCACCGTGACCTCAAGCCCGACAACATCATCCTGCTTGGCCCAAATGAGTCTGGGGAGGAAATCATCAAGGTCGTGGACTTCGGTATTGCCAAGCTCAAGGAACGAACCGGCACGGTCTCGAACCTGACCGAGCCAGGGCTGGTCATGGGGACGCCACATTACATGTCGCCGGAGCAGTGCCGCGGCGAGGAGCTAGACCGAACTTCGGATATTTACTCGCTTGGCGTCACGCTTTATGAGCTACTGGTCGGACACGTCCCCTTCGACGCGCCAACGCCTTCGGCCGTTATCATCCAGCACGCTGTTGACCCACCGCCCCTCCTGCGCCGGCTGCGACCAGACATACCGGAGGAGGTTGAGCGGGTCGTACTCAAGTCCCTCTCAAAAGCTCGTGAACGCCGACAGGCGACGGCGCTATCCCTCTACGCCGAATTCGAGCACGCTCTTCAGGAGGCCGAAGCCACCGCTGCGGCGCTCAATCTCACCAAGATCTCAGCCAGCTTTCCAACGCTTGATCTCTCGCAGCTCAAGGCGGCTGAACTGACGCTGGGAGCGACATTGACCGGACACGAGCATGTCGTCAAAAGCTTGGCCTACCACGGAACTGGCAACTGGCTGGCATCTGCCAGTGGGGACGGCACCATCCGCCTCTGGGATGTGACTACCAATCGTGAAATTGCCATTTTCAGCGGCCATGAGTACTCGGTAAACGCCGTGGCGATTACGCCAGACGGACTCCGCTTGGCAAGCGGTGGAGCAGATGGCACGGCGCGGCTCTGGACACTTCGGGATGCCGTCGAGATTGGCTCTCTGGGGCATCGCACCGCCGTGCGCGCCGTTTTGTTTGCCTCCAGTGGGCGCTGGCTCATCACAGCCTGTGATACGGAGGTCAAGATTTGGGATGCCCTACGACAGCGCCAGATTGCTTCCTTTCTCGGCCATGTCAAAACAATTGACGCGCTGGCACTTTCACCCGATGGACATACCCTCGCGTCCGGCGGAGTGGACGACACCATCTACTTGTGGGACCTCATTTCAAAGACGGAACAGGCCCTGCTGCGCCTGCCCGGACATGCTCCAACGTCATTGGTTTACCTGCCGACCCAAACCCTGATCTCCGGTGGGCGAGATGGGCGGCTATGCCTCTGGCAGCCGGATAAAGCCAATCCGGTTCGGATGATTGAAGCCCATACGGAGGCAATCCGCGCCCTGGCGGTATCGCCAAGCGGCGGCTGGCTAGCTTCAGCCGATTGGGATGGACGGATCAAACTCTGGACTACCGACGACCTTACCAATGTTGCTACGGTCGAGGCGCACGATGGAGCAGCCCAGTCACTTGCCTTTGCGCCAGACGGTCTGCGCTTGGCGTCAGGCGGCGCGGATGCCCTGGTTAAGCTTTGGCAACTCACCACCGGAACAATACCAAGTTAAACGCCCTAACGGTTGGCGAGCGGACAAAGCATAGCGCGCAGTGCAGTGTGTTAACCTCGTGCAGTCAATGTTTTTCAGGCACTCATGGGCAGCGTTCAAGCGGCTCGATGTCCACCAGAGCATCGTAAAACGTTGCGCCGGCGCCCAAGTCGGTAAGCGCCTGCCCAGTCACGGCATTGACGTTGCGCCCATCCGGGCTGAACTTTGCCCACCAAATGCCTGGGGCGTAAGCAACACCCGGACGGATTCGCTCAGACAGCCTGGCGCGCACTTGAAACTCCCCCCGGTCATTGAACACCCGCACCATCTGACCATCCAGAATGCCGCGTGGCAGGGCATCGGTCGGGTGCAGCTCAACGATGGGTTCTTTTTCAACTCGGCGGAGTGAGTCCTGATTGACAAATGTTGAGTTGAGAAAGTTGTGCGCTGGTGGCGAGATCAACGCCAGTGGGTAGATAGCGGCTCGCTCTGGATTGCTCAGTCGGTTCTCACGTGGCGGAAGATAGGTCGGCAGCGGGTCCAGCCCCTGCCGGGACAAGCTTTCCGAGTAGAACTCACACTTGCCTGAAGGTGTGAAAAACCCACCTTCCGCAAATGGCGCAAATGGTGTCGGGACATTCAGCCGCACGTGGCCTTCAGCGCGCAGCCGCTCGAAGGTTATGCCTTCCATCCACGGGTGACGCACATCCAGCACGGCCCGGATGAGTTGCTCATCGCTTTCATAAAGCGCCGGCTCTTCATACCCCATGGCTTGGGCAAGCAGCCGAAACACATCGGAATTCGACTTTGCCTCACCCAACGGAGCAATCGCCGGCTCGTTGAACATCAGCGACAGATGCCCATATGGCTTGACAATATCCATGTGCTCGAGCTGCGTGGTCGCCGGCAGCACGATGTCGGCGTAATCCGTCGTATCCGTAAAAAACTGTTCATGCACGACCGTGAACAGGTCTTCGCGCCGCAACCCGGCCAGTACTTGATTTTGATCGGGCGCAATGGCCGCTGGGTTTGAATTATAGACGTAAAGCCCCATCACTGGTGGATCGAATCCGGCTGGGCGACCCGCCTCATCCCGATTCGTCAACGCTTCGCCCAAGCGCGTCATGTTGATGGTGCGCGTCCCCGGCGGAATCCAGTCAGGTCGCTCCAGAGCGGCGTAGTTGAGCGGAAAAGTTCCCGAGGTTGAGAGCAAAATCCCACCGGCCGGATGTCGCCAGGCACCGACCAACGCCGGCAAGCAAGCAATAGCACGCACGGCCATGCCACCTCCGGCATGACGCTGTAATCCATAGTTGACACGGATGGCACTCGGCTGTGTCTGGGCATATTCACGCGCCAACCGAACGATTGCCGCCTCATCCAATCCGACAATGGGCGCCACGGTGGACGGAGCATAGGACTCCAGGCGCTCGCGCAGTGCATCGAAGCCAAGCGTGTAGCGGTCAACATAATCCGTGTCGTGCCATCCCGCGTCCACGATGACGCGCATCATTGCCAGCGCCAACGCGGCATCCGTGCCCGGTATGATGGCCAAGTGTTCATCCGAGGCAGCGGCCGTTCGGGTGCGGTACGGGTCAATCGTCACTACGCGCGCACCGCGCTTTTTGGCCTCCAGCACGTAGCGCCATAAGTGAACGTTTGAAGTTACTGGATTGCTTCCCCAAATGAGGATGAGCTTGGCTTCAGCAAAATGACGCGCCTCGATCCCAATGCTTGCGCCAATGGTCGCCTTGTAGCCGGCGGCCCCGGCCGTAGCGCAAATGGTTCGTGCCAACTGCGACGCTCCCAAGTAGTGAAAAAACCGCCGGTCCA
It contains:
- a CDS encoding amidase; translation: MADRLPAPENPLVQMSAGDLVRRLALGEVTAQAVVEAHIERIEAVNPQLNAVVVTCFEEARQAAAEADARRARGDAIGRLHGLPITIKESFDVANTPTTLGLVQRACSRAAQDAPLVTRLRQAGAIILGKTNLPQIAMANECENPLYGRTTHPLDARRTPGGSSGGEAAIIAAFGSPLGLGSDIGGSLRLPAHACGIASLKPTANRLTMQGHAEVFPGMEAIVCQPGPMARRVADLGLAMQVLTAAETPIPPDPSVPPVPWVEPEHAPIGQGLRVAYYLDNGLFSPSPAIRRAVREAADALERRGADVIPWTPPDVTEAFGLFIGILFADNLRYARDLLYAEPIWTPLWPFLVLSGLPNVVRDWLARLADVTGQRATARLLRAARSRTAGGYWQLVEAQKRYRERFLARLDEQRCDVILCPADGLPALTHGASTYTAEAASYTALYNVLGMPAGVVPWTVVRPGEESDRPDVLDLARRTAREVERESAGLPVGVQVVARPWREDLVLRVMQALEDGRAG
- a CDS encoding TonB-dependent receptor, which translates into the protein MWFLKRSSRGLCVPKCLWLIGMLLNGFLVVSAQSESGNAGIEGVVTAQSGAAVAGATITIKSKETGYIRTVTTDANGRYAAGVLPVGLYEIEAVLSGSQPGRQLVKLTVGNTERVDLTLETEGINEVIEVTADQGIVDVQESASGLNISERAIRELPVRGRNFAEFFQLQPGVMQEQDRSGLVVAGQRSINSNVAVDGADFNDPLQGNQRGGNEAVFFFPQSAVREFQVVRAGASAEIGRTNAGFLNVVTKSGTNEFHGEAFYFNRNRFLTSPDAFGRDLDNLQNQFGGSIGGPIKRDRVFFFAAIEQNFLRVPFVVSFNVPTGQTLPQVLRDLEGEKRGTNNPTALFVRGDYILNGRNTLNTQYNYTRLRGDNFNFENARQTAAESVNYSRQNRSHGFKTSLVTVVTDRFVNELRGQIAGDDRDEVPNSLDSQIDISGVGTVGGDNGRPRTFRTRRFQLSDNVSFTGGRHQLRFGFDLNFNRVQQQRAAAIQGRYGFTGGSALLNYTRALTGVNTINRYRGFLPGTPQEPATFRGVQQEISAFITDKIRVLPTLTITLGLRWEGQFNPQPISPNPDIPETQEIPNDLEQWQPRLGLAWNVNGDKKTVVRASAGLFTARTPATLFQRVNTENGIVNLAIDTNNIPSGARRNALLAAIFPSFPRALPTLPAGFAPIDFPQRIYGFARDFQNPRSFQASLTIERQLSKNWAVTVGFIRNSTWDLQRRVNRNLPAPGSPGHIVVGNSGYVFFNTAFRPIQVLNGRNYGPILINESSAHSSYNGGTLTVTRRYANRFQLTANYTFSRTMDDDSNERNFNQEFAINPFNLKLERGLSKQDIRHNFNLSGLVDLPYGFIVSAIIVARSGLPYTAIIGDDVNNDGNDNDRAIINGVVVGRNSFRQPNFFNLDLRVVKGFRFGETKRLDFLAEFFNVTRNTNKNYDVDAIAVVEGPRPLANGTLSTAALNPAGFLPFSAPSTARFGGPRQVQLGVRFTF
- a CDS encoding Uma2 family endonuclease; amino-acid sequence: MSAPVALAPPHRLTVEAFLDYGEPDRRYELVRGIPVEMPPPAERHQVIIAALFHLFCRAIAERGLPYEVLQLGLQTEVDTVRIPDGLVYRKADGRGGSDERRSGVVWLEEETVVVAVEVVSANRRDDYVVKLEEYARRGIGEYVIVDVKQGQVVVHRHPVVADGVYGEVRVYRRGEAFVLEGLGGAAFEVGPLLDGKTAGELAREDVERLRAEAAARRNAEVRAEAERQAKLDAEARAEAERRAKLDAEARAEAERQAKEAERQARLEAEARAEAERQARAQLEAELARLRAQVQASPDDTSTS
- a CDS encoding WD40 repeat domain-containing serine/threonine protein kinase, giving the protein MRYCPICKQCYDDTELRCTKDGLYLVEAFPGTRIISGKYRLDALIGQGGMGSVYRATHLELDRTIALKIVLPDFVSNNETLERFRQEARAAARLNHPSVISVYDFGVLPTGQAYLAMELLTGHSLREELERHTTLSPQRVLTILRPVCQAIHAAHEAGVVHRDLKPDNIILLGPNESGEEIIKVVDFGIAKLKERTGTVSNLTEPGLVMGTPHYMSPEQCRGEELDRTSDIYSLGVTLYELLVGHVPFDAPTPSAVIIQHAVDPPPLLRRLRPDIPEEVERVVLKSLSKARERRQATALSLYAEFEHALQEAEATAAALNLTKISASFPTLDLSQLKAAELTLGATLTGHEHVVKSLAYHGTGNWLASASGDGTIRLWDVTTNREIAIFSGHEYSVNAVAITPDGLRLASGGADGTARLWTLRDAVEIGSLGHRTAVRAVLFASSGRWLITACDTEVKIWDALRQRQIASFLGHVKTIDALALSPDGHTLASGGVDDTIYLWDLISKTEQALLRLPGHAPTSLVYLPTQTLISGGRDGRLCLWQPDKANPVRMIEAHTEAIRALAVSPSGGWLASADWDGRIKLWTTDDLTNVATVEAHDGAAQSLAFAPDGLRLASGGADALVKLWQLTTGTIPS
- a CDS encoding molybdopterin-containing oxidoreductase family protein, encoding MKALNVIHAACPHDCPDTCAIAVTVDGNGPERRAIKVEGSAEHADTAGFLCAKVSKYLERVYDPRRVLYPLRRIGQKGEAKFARITWDEAIADITSRWKTLIERYGPTCILPYSYAGTMGLVQGQGMDRRFFHYLGASQLARTICATAGAAGYKATIGASIGIEARHFAEAKLILIWGSNPVTSNVHLWRYVLEAKKRGARVVTIDPYRTRTAAASDEHLAIIPGTDAALALAMMRVIVDAGWHDTDYVDRYTLGFDALRERLESYAPSTVAPIVGLDEAAIVRLAREYAQTQPSAIRVNYGLQRHAGGGMAVRAIACLPALVGAWRHPAGGILLSTSGTFPLNYAALERPDWIPPGTRTINMTRLGEALTNRDEAGRPAGFDPPVMGLYVYNSNPAAIAPDQNQVLAGLRREDLFTVVHEQFFTDTTDYADIVLPATTQLEHMDIVKPYGHLSLMFNEPAIAPLGEAKSNSDVFRLLAQAMGYEEPALYESDEQLIRAVLDVRHPWMEGITFERLRAEGHVRLNVPTPFAPFAEGGFFTPSGKCEFYSESLSRQGLDPLPTYLPPRENRLSNPERAAIYPLALISPPAHNFLNSTFVNQDSLRRVEKEPIVELHPTDALPRGILDGQMVRVFNDRGEFQVRARLSERIRPGVAYAPGIWWAKFSPDGRNVNAVTGQALTDLGAGATFYDALVDIEPLERCP